The Wansuia hejianensis genomic interval AGAATTTTTATTACATAGAAGAGGGCAGGGGCGACCGTGAATTCGTGACAGCCAGAGGCTGGGAGGATCTCTCGGTATTCATAAAGGCTTATGAGCGTGAACATTTTGAGATTACAGAGGCTGTTGTGGGGGAATACCTCCACAGCGGGAAGATTGCGTCAGATTTTGCCGCTTACTATCAATTGTTCAGCAGCTATCGGAAAAACTACACTCCCGCGGCTGTTCTGGAGGGAAAGCTGAATCCTGAAGAACTGGAGAGCCAGGAGCAGATGTTTGCGGAGGCGCCTCCGGATGAGCAGTACAGCGTGCTGCAGATGATGCTGTCCGGGCTGTATGACAGGTTTAGGGATTATGAAGAAAAAAGGCATTTTCTGCAGCGGAGGCGGGAGATATATTCCCAGATGGCCGGCATGGCCGGGCGTGAACCGGGGCTGGACCTGGATTCTCTGATCTCAAAGTTTACGGAGCAATATGAAGCTGCTCTCAGGGTTAAGGATGAACACAGGCTCATATCGGAAGAAGATTGCCGCAGGGATGAGAAGGCCGGCCGTTTCTTTGGGGCGGCCAGATACCGCCTGAAGGAACATCGGATTGCAGATATCGGCCAGGGTCTTCGCTGGTTTGATGAACATTTTCGTAAAGAAGAATCAGGGATACATGCGGAGGCGAGAGAACTCCTGAATATGCTGGAACGGAGCTTTGAATTTCTGGAAAACAGCGTCGGAGAGGGAGAAAAACTGGGATATTTTATGACCTCTCTCTCAGCGAATCAGGATGCCGCGGCTTTCCTTGGCTCTCATCCCTGTGACAGATATTTCAGTCATTTGGAGCTCATGAAGGTGTCAGAGGAAGAGGCTGAATTACAGCGTGAAATCGTCCAAAATGGATGCTTTGCGGAGGGGTAAATCGTATGTTTTTGGGTGTTTTCCAGAAAAGGTGGCTGTGAAGGATCAGAACAGGCAAATTTTGTCATAAGTATAT includes:
- a CDS encoding ATP-binding protein; the encoded protein is MNIQEAKEEIIRTVKVYTDRDEDGRYRISPVHQRPVLLIGPPGIGKTAIIRQAAEECDVGLVAYTITHHTRQSAVGLPVVENRTYQGRQVSVTEYTMSEIIASVYECMEQTGHQQGILFIDEINCVSETLTPTMLQFLQNKTFGTHKVPGGWVIVAAGNPPEYNKSARMFDVVTLDRVKSISIDVDFPVWKAYAAQNGIHSAVVSYLSAKPQNFYYIEEGRGDREFVTARGWEDLSVFIKAYEREHFEITEAVVGEYLHSGKIASDFAAYYQLFSSYRKNYTPAAVLEGKLNPEELESQEQMFAEAPPDEQYSVLQMMLSGLYDRFRDYEEKRHFLQRRREIYSQMAGMAGREPGLDLDSLISKFTEQYEAALRVKDEHRLISEEDCRRDEKAGRFFGAARYRLKEHRIADIGQGLRWFDEHFRKEESGIHAEARELLNMLERSFEFLENSVGEGEKLGYFMTSLSANQDAAAFLGSHPCDRYFSHLELMKVSEEEAELQREIVQNGCFAEG